In one Modestobacter sp. L9-4 genomic region, the following are encoded:
- the alr gene encoding alanine racemase has product MTQLQRGVDHRAEVVVDLDAIAANVAALRERVGRPLMAVVKADGYGHGMLPAARAALAGGADRLGVAVLEEALALRAGGVTAPVLAWLNGPGEDFAAALRADVEVSVNAEWGLAEVVAAARATGRTASVHLSADTGLSREGATPGDWPGLVAAAARAQADGDVVVSGLWSHLATADVPGHPAVGAQVRVFDEAVAVARAAGLTEARRHLANSAATVAHPETWYDLVRPGVAIYGLDPLGGDPAAHGLRPAMTVQARVALTKRVPAGVGVCYGHSYTTGEDTTLALVPVGYADGVPRAAGNVAPVLAAGARRTIAGRVSMDQFVLDVGQDRIAPGDPVVLWGPGADGEPTAQEWADAVGTLHYELVTRVGGRFRRRHVGTAGVG; this is encoded by the coding sequence GTGACGCAGTTGCAGCGAGGGGTCGACCACCGGGCCGAGGTGGTCGTCGACCTGGACGCCATCGCGGCCAACGTCGCCGCCCTCCGCGAGCGGGTGGGCCGGCCGCTGATGGCCGTGGTCAAGGCCGACGGCTACGGCCACGGCATGCTGCCCGCCGCCCGGGCGGCGCTGGCCGGCGGGGCAGACCGGCTCGGTGTCGCGGTCCTCGAGGAGGCGCTCGCGCTGCGCGCCGGCGGGGTCACCGCACCGGTGCTGGCCTGGCTCAACGGGCCGGGGGAGGACTTCGCCGCCGCGCTGAGGGCCGATGTCGAGGTGTCGGTGAACGCCGAGTGGGGGCTGGCCGAGGTCGTCGCCGCCGCCCGCGCCACCGGCCGGACGGCGTCGGTGCACCTGTCCGCCGACACCGGGCTGTCCCGCGAGGGCGCCACGCCCGGCGACTGGCCCGGCCTGGTCGCCGCCGCGGCGCGGGCCCAGGCCGACGGCGACGTCGTCGTCTCCGGGCTGTGGAGCCACCTGGCCACCGCCGACGTGCCCGGGCACCCGGCGGTCGGCGCCCAGGTGCGGGTCTTCGACGAGGCGGTCGCGGTCGCCCGCGCGGCCGGGCTCACCGAGGCCCGCCGGCACCTGGCCAACTCCGCGGCCACCGTCGCGCACCCGGAGACCTGGTACGACCTGGTGCGGCCCGGGGTGGCCATCTACGGCCTGGACCCGCTGGGCGGTGACCCCGCCGCCCACGGCCTGCGACCGGCGATGACCGTGCAGGCCCGGGTGGCGCTGACCAAGCGGGTCCCGGCCGGCGTCGGGGTCTGCTACGGCCACAGCTACACGACCGGGGAGGACACCACCCTGGCCCTGGTGCCCGTCGGGTACGCCGACGGCGTCCCGCGCGCCGCCGGCAACGTCGCCCCGGTGCTGGCCGCCGGCGCCCGCCGGACCATCGCCGGCCGGGTGTCGATGGACCAGTTCGTGCTCGACGTCGGCCAGGACCGCATCGCCCCCGGCGACCCGGTCGTGCTCTGGGGGCCGGGCGCCGACGGGGAGCCCACCGCGCAGGAGTGGGCCGACGCCGTCGGCACGCTGCACTACGAGCTGGTCACCCGGGTCGGGGGCCGCTTCCGCCGCCGCCACGTCGGCACCGCCGGGGTGGGCTGA
- a CDS encoding NAD(P)H-hydrate dehydratase: MNGLYTAAQLRPAEQQLLAGLRPDTLMQRAATGLATVCLGLLGRASGARVVLLVGSGDNGGDALLAGARLADRGAQVRAVLLSPDRAHAGGLAALRRAGGRVVAAEDAGLDRADLVLDGIVGIGGTGPLRPAAAELVDRATAGPGLLVAVDVPSGVAADTGEVPGAAFAAQHTVTFGALKPGLVVGAGRGLAGTVHLVDIGLGDVLPAPDALQLTDADVAAHLDAPGAGDDKYSRGVVGVIAGSATYPGAGVLCTGAALRTRPGLVRYAGTAADGVKAAWPEALVTSGRPGDAGRVQAWVAGPGMGTDDDALGVLTEVLATDLPVVVDADGLTLLSRHPGLVRDRSAPTVLTPHDREFARLFGDVGPDRVAAARRGAAGLGCTVLLKGDATVVADDAGATFVNATGTPWLATAGTGDVLAGVLGALLATGLPAAEAAASAAHLHGRAGQLSAEHGPLIAGDLVRRLPETIARLRGTPG; the protein is encoded by the coding sequence GTGAACGGGCTCTACACCGCCGCCCAGCTGCGCCCGGCCGAGCAGCAGCTGCTCGCCGGCCTGCGCCCGGACACGCTGATGCAGCGCGCCGCCACCGGCCTGGCCACGGTCTGCCTCGGGCTGCTCGGCCGCGCGTCCGGCGCCCGGGTGGTGCTGCTCGTCGGCTCCGGTGACAACGGCGGCGACGCGCTGCTGGCCGGCGCGAGGCTGGCCGACCGGGGTGCGCAGGTGCGCGCCGTCCTGCTCTCCCCGGACCGGGCGCACGCCGGCGGGCTGGCCGCGCTGCGGCGGGCCGGCGGGCGGGTCGTGGCCGCCGAGGACGCCGGGCTGGACCGTGCCGACCTGGTGCTCGACGGCATCGTCGGCATCGGCGGCACCGGGCCGCTGCGCCCCGCGGCCGCCGAGCTGGTCGACCGGGCCACCGCCGGGCCGGGGCTGCTGGTCGCCGTCGACGTCCCCAGCGGGGTGGCCGCCGACACCGGCGAGGTGCCCGGTGCGGCCTTCGCGGCGCAGCACACGGTCACCTTCGGCGCGCTCAAGCCCGGACTGGTCGTCGGCGCCGGCCGCGGGCTGGCCGGCACGGTGCACCTGGTCGACATCGGCCTGGGCGACGTCCTGCCCGCCCCCGACGCCCTCCAGCTCACCGACGCCGACGTCGCCGCGCACCTGGACGCCCCGGGTGCCGGCGACGACAAGTACTCCCGCGGCGTCGTCGGCGTGATCGCCGGCTCGGCCACCTACCCCGGCGCCGGGGTGCTCTGCACCGGAGCCGCACTGCGCACCCGCCCGGGGCTGGTGCGGTACGCCGGCACCGCCGCCGACGGGGTGAAGGCCGCCTGGCCCGAGGCGCTGGTCACCTCCGGCCGCCCCGGGGACGCCGGCCGGGTGCAGGCGTGGGTGGCCGGCCCGGGCATGGGCACCGACGACGACGCGCTCGGCGTCCTCACCGAGGTGCTGGCCACCGACCTGCCGGTCGTGGTGGACGCCGACGGGCTGACGCTGCTGTCCCGGCACCCCGGGCTGGTGCGCGACCGCAGCGCACCGACCGTGCTCACCCCGCACGACCGCGAGTTCGCCCGCCTGTTCGGCGACGTCGGCCCCGACCGGGTCGCCGCCGCCCGCCGGGGCGCGGCCGGGCTGGGCTGCACCGTCCTGCTCAAGGGCGACGCCACCGTGGTCGCCGACGACGCGGGCGCCACCTTCGTCAACGCCACCGGCACGCCCTGGCTGGCCACCGCCGGCACCGGCGACGTGCTGGCCGGCGTCCTCGGGGCGCTGCTGGCCACCGGGCTGCCCGCCGCCGAGGCTGCGGCGTCGGCGGCGCACCTGCACGGACGGGCCGGGCAGCTGTCCGCCGAGCACGGTCCGCTCATCGCCGGCGACCTGGTGCGCAGGCTGCCGGAGACCATCGCCCGGCTGCGCGGCACGCCCGGCTGA
- a CDS encoding holo-ACP synthase: MIIGVGIDVCPVERFAASLTRTPGLRDRLFTAAEQRTPSGAERTGESLAARFAAKEALAKALGAPGDLRWHDAEVVVGERGRPLLEVRGTVARRAAELGVTSWHVSLSHDGGIASAVVIAEGTS; encoded by the coding sequence GTGATCATCGGGGTCGGGATCGACGTCTGCCCGGTCGAGCGGTTCGCCGCGTCGCTGACCCGCACGCCGGGGCTGCGGGACCGGCTGTTCACCGCCGCGGAGCAGCGCACGCCGTCGGGGGCCGAGCGGACGGGTGAGTCCCTGGCCGCCCGGTTCGCCGCCAAGGAGGCGCTGGCCAAGGCCCTCGGGGCACCCGGTGACCTGCGCTGGCACGACGCCGAGGTGGTGGTGGGTGAGCGGGGCCGGCCGCTGCTGGAGGTGCGCGGCACCGTGGCCCGCCGGGCCGCCGAGCTCGGGGTCACGTCCTGGCACGTGTCGCTGAGCCACGACGGGGGCATCGCCTCGGCCGTGGTCATCGCCGAGGGCACCTCGTGA
- the glmS gene encoding glutamine--fructose-6-phosphate transaminase (isomerizing) — MCGIVGYVGPQDSLDVVLEGLRRLEYRGYDSAGVAVLTDGRLVTAKKAGKLANLEKVLAEEALPASTIGIGHTRWATHGGPTDRNAHPHVSADGKVAVVHNGIIENFAALRAECEAGGVEFTSETDTEVVAHLLAAVYRETPAGPGRLAEAMRTVSRRLEGAFTLVATHAEEPDTLVASRRNSPLVVGVGDGEYFLGSDVAAFIGHTRNALELGQDQVVEIHRTRGVTTTDFSGELVEPTAYTVDWDAAAAEKGGYPWFMLKEIAEQPQAIADTLLGRLGESGELVLDEVRLSDQELRDIDKIFVVACGTASHAGLIAKYAIEHWTRIPVEVEVASEFRYRDPVLDRSTLVVVISQSGETMDTLMALRHAKEQKARVLAICNANGSTIPRESDAVLYTHAGPEVAVASTKGFLTQVVACYLVGLFLAQVRGVKYADEISAIVDDLRRLPEAVATVLEQMEPVRELGRSLAGADTVLFLGRHVGFPVALEGALKLKELAYIHAEGFAAGELKHGPIAVVEEGTPVVVIVPSPHSRNSVHSKVVSNIQEVRARGARTIVIAEEGDDAVLPYADHVIRVPRTPTLLAPVVTTVPLQVLACEIADTRGLDVDQPRNLAKSVTVE; from the coding sequence ATGTGCGGCATCGTGGGGTACGTCGGCCCGCAGGACTCGTTGGACGTCGTCCTGGAGGGGCTCCGCAGGCTGGAGTACCGGGGGTACGACTCGGCCGGGGTGGCCGTGCTGACCGACGGGCGGCTGGTCACGGCCAAGAAGGCCGGGAAGCTGGCCAACCTGGAGAAGGTCCTCGCCGAGGAGGCGCTCCCGGCGTCGACGATCGGGATCGGGCACACCCGCTGGGCCACCCACGGTGGGCCCACCGACCGCAACGCCCACCCGCACGTCTCCGCCGACGGCAAGGTCGCGGTGGTCCACAACGGCATCATCGAGAACTTCGCCGCGCTGCGGGCCGAGTGCGAGGCCGGCGGCGTCGAGTTCACCAGCGAGACCGACACCGAGGTCGTCGCGCACCTGCTGGCCGCCGTCTACCGCGAGACCCCCGCCGGCCCGGGCCGGCTGGCCGAGGCCATGCGCACCGTGAGCCGCCGGCTGGAGGGCGCCTTCACGCTGGTCGCCACGCACGCCGAGGAGCCCGACACGCTGGTCGCCTCCCGGCGCAACAGCCCGCTGGTCGTCGGTGTCGGGGACGGCGAGTACTTCCTCGGCTCCGACGTCGCCGCCTTCATCGGGCACACCCGCAACGCCCTGGAGCTCGGTCAGGACCAGGTCGTGGAGATCCACCGGACCCGGGGCGTGACCACCACCGACTTCTCCGGCGAGCTGGTCGAGCCCACCGCGTACACCGTCGACTGGGACGCCGCGGCCGCCGAGAAGGGCGGGTACCCGTGGTTCATGCTCAAGGAGATCGCCGAGCAGCCCCAGGCGATCGCCGACACCCTGCTCGGGCGGCTCGGCGAGAGCGGTGAGCTCGTGCTCGACGAGGTCCGGCTCTCCGACCAGGAGCTGCGGGACATCGACAAGATCTTCGTCGTCGCCTGCGGCACCGCCTCGCACGCCGGCCTGATCGCCAAGTACGCCATCGAGCACTGGACCCGCATCCCGGTCGAGGTCGAGGTGGCCAGCGAGTTCCGCTACCGGGACCCCGTGCTGGACCGGTCCACGCTGGTCGTGGTGATCAGCCAGTCCGGCGAGACCATGGACACCCTGATGGCCCTGCGGCACGCCAAGGAGCAGAAGGCCCGGGTGCTGGCGATCTGCAACGCCAACGGCTCGACCATCCCGCGCGAGTCCGACGCGGTGCTCTACACGCACGCCGGGCCCGAGGTCGCCGTCGCCTCCACCAAGGGGTTCCTGACCCAGGTCGTCGCCTGCTACCTGGTGGGGCTCTTCCTCGCCCAGGTGCGGGGCGTCAAGTACGCCGACGAGATCTCCGCCATCGTCGACGACCTGCGCCGCCTGCCCGAGGCCGTCGCCACGGTGCTGGAGCAGATGGAGCCGGTCCGCGAGCTGGGCCGGTCGCTGGCCGGGGCCGACACGGTGCTGTTCCTCGGCCGGCACGTGGGCTTCCCGGTCGCGCTCGAGGGCGCGCTGAAGCTCAAGGAGCTGGCCTACATCCACGCGGAGGGCTTCGCGGCCGGCGAGCTGAAGCACGGCCCCATCGCCGTGGTCGAGGAGGGCACCCCGGTGGTGGTGATCGTCCCGTCGCCGCACAGCCGCAACTCGGTGCACTCGAAGGTGGTCTCCAACATCCAGGAGGTCCGCGCCCGCGGGGCCCGCACGATCGTGATCGCCGAGGAGGGCGACGACGCCGTGCTGCCCTACGCCGACCACGTCATCCGGGTGCCGCGCACGCCCACCCTGCTGGCGCCGGTGGTCACCACCGTGCCGCTGCAGGTGCTGGCCTGCGAGATCGCCGACACCCGCGGCCTGGACGTCGACCAGCCCCGCAACCTCGCCAAGTCCGTCACGGTCGAGTAG
- the glmM gene encoding phosphoglucosamine mutase has translation MGRLFGTDGVRGRANADLTPELAMSVARAAASVLSDRDGTSRPVAVVGRDPRASGEMLEAAVVAGLASAGAEVLRVGVLPTPAVAYLTARTEADLGVMISASHNPMPDNGIKLFSRGGHKLPDALEASIEQRVAGLEPDDHRPTGGGVGRVRDLPGAAEDYVDHVLSALRQPLRGLRVVVDCAHGSASRCAPEVYRRAGAQVHVIGGEPDGWNINDGIGSTHLGPLKDAVARHGADIGIAHDGDADRCLAVTADGDVVDGDAILAICALALHESGNLTDDTVVATVMSNLGFHHTMRAAGIAVATTAVGDRYVLEALHSRGLSLGGEQSGHLVFLDWATTGDGLLTGLALLSRMSSTGASLAELASVVQKLPQILVNVPVTDRLAVAESEDVARAVNEVEAELGDTGRVLLRPSGTEQLVRVMVEAPTQEQADAVAARLAAVVAATG, from the coding sequence ATGGGACGCCTCTTCGGGACCGATGGCGTCCGTGGTCGGGCCAACGCCGACCTGACGCCGGAGCTGGCCATGTCCGTGGCCCGCGCCGCCGCCAGCGTGCTCTCCGACCGCGACGGGACCTCACGTCCCGTCGCGGTCGTGGGGCGCGACCCCCGCGCCAGCGGGGAGATGCTGGAGGCGGCCGTGGTCGCGGGCCTGGCCAGCGCCGGCGCCGAGGTCCTGCGGGTCGGGGTGCTGCCCACGCCGGCCGTGGCGTACCTGACCGCCCGCACCGAGGCCGACCTCGGTGTGATGATCTCGGCCAGTCACAACCCGATGCCCGACAACGGCATCAAGCTGTTCAGCCGCGGCGGGCACAAGCTGCCCGACGCCCTCGAGGCGTCGATCGAACAGCGGGTCGCCGGCCTCGAGCCCGACGATCACCGCCCCACCGGTGGTGGGGTCGGCCGCGTGCGTGACCTCCCCGGTGCGGCCGAGGACTACGTGGACCACGTGCTGTCCGCCCTCCGCCAGCCGCTGCGCGGCCTGCGCGTCGTCGTCGACTGCGCGCACGGCTCCGCCTCGCGCTGCGCCCCCGAGGTCTACCGCCGCGCCGGTGCGCAGGTGCACGTCATCGGCGGCGAGCCCGACGGCTGGAACATCAACGACGGCATCGGCTCGACCCACCTCGGTCCGCTGAAGGACGCCGTCGCCCGGCACGGTGCCGACATCGGCATCGCCCACGACGGCGACGCCGACCGCTGCCTGGCGGTCACCGCCGACGGCGACGTCGTCGACGGCGACGCCATCCTGGCCATCTGCGCCCTCGCCCTGCACGAGAGCGGCAACCTCACCGACGACACCGTCGTGGCCACCGTGATGAGCAACCTCGGCTTCCACCACACGATGCGCGCCGCGGGCATCGCCGTCGCCACGACCGCGGTCGGTGACCGCTACGTGCTCGAGGCGCTGCACTCCCGCGGGCTGTCCCTGGGTGGTGAGCAGAGCGGTCACCTGGTCTTCCTCGACTGGGCGACCACCGGTGACGGGCTGCTCACCGGTCTGGCGCTGCTGTCGCGGATGAGCTCCACCGGCGCCTCGCTGGCCGAGCTCGCCTCCGTCGTGCAGAAGCTGCCGCAGATCCTGGTCAACGTCCCGGTCACCGACCGGCTCGCCGTCGCCGAGAGCGAGGACGTCGCCCGGGCGGTCAACGAGGTCGAGGCGGAGCTCGGCGACACCGGGCGGGTGCTGCTGCGCCCCTCGGGCACCGAGCAGCTGGTCCGGGTGATGGTCGAGGCGCCCACCCAGGAGCAGGCCGACGCCGTCGCGGCCCGGCTGGCCGCGGTGGTCGCCGCCACCGGCTGA
- the rpsI gene encoding 30S ribosomal protein S9 produces the protein MTSAQTITDADGRPIQTVGRRKEAIVRVRLLPGTGQFKLNGRTIENYFPNKVHQQLIREPFVILEKADQYDVVGILHGGGVSGQAGALRLAIARALIEIEIDDRPALKKAGFLTRDPRVVERKKYGLKKARKAPQYSKR, from the coding sequence GTGACCAGCGCCCAGACCATCACCGACGCCGACGGGCGTCCGATCCAGACGGTGGGCCGCCGCAAGGAGGCCATCGTCCGGGTGCGTCTGCTCCCCGGCACCGGCCAGTTCAAGCTCAACGGCCGCACCATCGAGAACTACTTCCCCAACAAGGTGCACCAGCAGCTCATCCGTGAGCCGTTCGTCATCCTGGAGAAGGCCGACCAGTACGACGTCGTCGGCATCCTGCACGGTGGTGGCGTCTCCGGTCAGGCCGGTGCGCTGCGCCTGGCCATCGCCCGCGCGCTCATCGAGATCGAGATCGACGACCGTCCGGCGCTGAAGAAGGCCGGCTTCCTCACTCGTGACCCCCGCGTCGTCGAGCGCAAGAAGTACGGCCTGAAGAAGGCCCGCAAGGCGCCCCAGTACTCCAAGCGCTGA
- the rplM gene encoding 50S ribosomal protein L13, whose product MRTYTPKPGDITRAWHVIDATDVVLGRLASQTAILLRGKHKPQFAPHVDAGDFVVIVNAGKVALTGSKNDRKLAYRHSGYPGGLTTINVGDELKTRPDRTVERAIKGMLPHNSLGRQMLSKLKVYAGPEHPHAAQQPQPFEIKQVSQ is encoded by the coding sequence GTGCGCACGTACACCCCCAAGCCCGGTGACATCACCCGGGCCTGGCACGTCATCGACGCCACCGACGTGGTGCTCGGTCGACTCGCCAGCCAGACCGCGATCCTGCTGCGCGGCAAGCACAAGCCCCAGTTCGCCCCGCACGTGGACGCCGGTGACTTCGTCGTCATCGTCAACGCGGGCAAGGTGGCGCTGACCGGCTCCAAGAACGACCGGAAGCTCGCCTACCGGCACTCCGGCTACCCGGGCGGCCTCACGACGATCAACGTCGGCGACGAGCTCAAGACCCGTCCCGACCGCACCGTCGAGCGGGCGATCAAGGGCATGCTGCCGCACAACTCGCTCGGCCGGCAGATGCTCTCCAAGCTCAAGGTCTACGCCGGCCCCGAGCACCCGCACGCCGCCCAGCAGCCCCAGCCCTTCGAGATCAAGCAGGTGTCCCAGTGA
- a CDS encoding carbonic anhydrase, translating to MSEIDRMLAATEAWTERFPGLLPAPPSRQVVVVACMDARIPVEAVLGLEPGDAHVLRNAGGVVTDDTLRSIAVSQHLLGTEAVLFMHHTGCGMQKADEQMVADAVLSATGHRLPWPAQTFTDCDEDVRLSMRLASEAPYLASTEVRGAVYDVATGQVREVVQA from the coding sequence ATGAGCGAGATCGACCGGATGTTGGCCGCCACCGAGGCGTGGACGGAGCGGTTCCCCGGGTTGCTGCCCGCGCCGCCGTCCCGGCAGGTGGTCGTGGTGGCCTGCATGGACGCCCGGATCCCCGTCGAGGCCGTGCTCGGGCTGGAGCCCGGTGACGCCCACGTGCTGCGCAACGCCGGCGGCGTCGTCACCGACGACACCCTGCGCTCCATCGCCGTTTCCCAGCACCTGCTGGGCACCGAGGCCGTGCTCTTCATGCACCACACCGGCTGCGGCATGCAGAAGGCCGACGAGCAGATGGTCGCCGACGCCGTGCTGTCGGCGACCGGGCACCGGCTCCCGTGGCCGGCCCAGACCTTCACCGACTGCGACGAGGACGTCCGGCTGTCGATGCGCCTCGCGAGCGAGGCGCCCTACCTGGCCTCGACCGAGGTCCGCGGTGCCGTCTACGACGTCGCCACCGGACAGGTCCGGGAGGTCGTCCAGGCCTGA
- the glp gene encoding gephyrin-like molybdotransferase Glp — MRTVEQHQAVVAGLLAPLPVEEVALAAAAGRVLARDLPALVSLPGFTNSAMDGYAARHAEVGAASEGAPVRLPVAEDVPAGRSDGPPLQPGTVHRIMTGAPVPDGADVIVPVERTDAATDVVTVTGAPAVGTHLRHAGEDIRAGELAMPAGTALGAAQLGLAAAVGYATVPVRRRPRVLVLSTGSELVEPGRPLARGQIYESNSVLLAAAVTEAGGEARTLHFVPDDVDQFLATVRAELSWADVLVTSGGVSAGAYEVVKDAFRELGTVEFGKVAMQPGGPQGAGTVDGVPVVTLPGNPVSSFVSFEVFVRPALRRALGHASPDRLRTTARLTAPLRSPAGRRQFLRGRFDGTVVDQVGGPGSHLVAHLARANCLVVVPEDVTELPEGAQVAVVLIEGALQ; from the coding sequence GTGCGCACGGTCGAGCAACACCAGGCGGTGGTCGCCGGGCTGCTCGCCCCGCTGCCGGTCGAGGAGGTCGCGCTCGCCGCGGCCGCCGGGCGGGTGCTGGCCCGCGACCTCCCGGCGTTGGTCTCGCTGCCCGGCTTCACGAACTCCGCGATGGACGGCTACGCCGCCCGGCACGCGGAGGTCGGTGCGGCGAGCGAGGGGGCGCCCGTGCGGCTGCCGGTGGCCGAGGACGTCCCGGCCGGGCGCAGCGACGGCCCGCCCCTGCAGCCGGGCACCGTCCACCGGATCATGACCGGCGCCCCGGTCCCGGACGGCGCCGACGTCATCGTGCCGGTGGAGCGCACCGACGCGGCCACCGACGTCGTCACGGTCACCGGCGCCCCGGCGGTGGGCACCCACCTGCGGCACGCCGGGGAGGACATCCGTGCCGGCGAGCTGGCGATGCCGGCCGGGACGGCGCTGGGGGCCGCGCAGCTGGGCCTGGCGGCCGCCGTGGGGTACGCGACCGTGCCGGTGCGCCGCCGCCCACGGGTGCTGGTGCTCTCCACCGGCAGCGAGCTGGTCGAGCCCGGCCGCCCGCTGGCCAGGGGCCAGATCTACGAGTCCAACTCGGTGCTGCTGGCCGCCGCCGTCACCGAGGCCGGTGGTGAGGCCCGCACCCTGCACTTCGTCCCCGACGACGTCGACCAGTTCCTGGCCACGGTCCGGGCCGAGCTGTCCTGGGCCGACGTCCTGGTCACCAGCGGCGGGGTGAGCGCCGGCGCCTACGAGGTGGTCAAGGACGCGTTCCGGGAGCTCGGGACCGTCGAGTTCGGCAAGGTCGCCATGCAGCCCGGTGGCCCGCAGGGCGCCGGCACCGTGGACGGCGTCCCGGTGGTCACCCTGCCGGGCAACCCGGTCAGCTCGTTCGTGTCCTTCGAGGTGTTCGTCCGGCCGGCGCTGCGCCGGGCGCTGGGCCACGCCTCCCCCGACCGGCTGCGCACCACCGCCCGGCTGACCGCCCCGCTGCGCTCCCCCGCCGGACGCCGCCAGTTCCTCCGCGGCCGCTTCGACGGCACGGTCGTCGACCAGGTCGGCGGCCCCGGTTCGCACCTGGTCGCCCACCTCGCCCGCGCGAACTGCCTGGTCGTCGTCCCCGAGGACGTCACCGAACTCCCCGAGGGCGCGCAGGTCGCCGTCGTCCTGATCGAAGGAGCGCTGCAGTGA
- the moaC gene encoding cyclic pyranopterin monophosphate synthase MoaC, which translates to MTEARLTHLDASGAARMVDVTAKAVTPRVATAAGRVLVTPEVVALLRGEGVPKGDAIAVARIAGIAGAKRTPDLIPLCHPIALHGVTVDLEVTDEAVEITATARTADRTGVEMEALTSVAVAGLTVIDMVKAVDPRATITDVRLLAKSGGKKGDWTR; encoded by the coding sequence GTGACAGAAGCCCGGCTCACCCACCTCGACGCCTCCGGCGCCGCCCGGATGGTCGACGTGACCGCCAAGGCCGTCACCCCCCGGGTCGCCACAGCCGCCGGCCGGGTGCTGGTCACCCCCGAGGTGGTCGCGCTGCTGCGCGGTGAGGGCGTGCCCAAGGGCGACGCGATCGCCGTGGCCCGGATCGCCGGCATCGCCGGTGCCAAGCGGACGCCGGACCTGATCCCGCTGTGCCACCCGATCGCGCTGCACGGGGTGACCGTCGACCTGGAGGTCACCGACGAGGCCGTGGAGATCACCGCGACCGCCCGCACCGCCGACCGGACCGGGGTGGAGATGGAGGCGCTCACCTCCGTGGCCGTCGCCGGGCTCACCGTGATCGACATGGTCAAGGCCGTCGACCCGCGGGCAACGATCACCGACGTCCGGCTGCTGGCGAAGTCCGGCGGCAAGAAGGGCGACTGGACCCGGTGA
- a CDS encoding molybdenum cofactor biosynthesis protein B, whose product MSAQLPAGARAVVVTASNRASAGVYEDRSGQVLAEGLRELGFDVEGPHVRPDDVAALTEVLRAAVAGGADVVLTTGGTGLSPTDVTPEATRAVLERDAPGLAEAVRRYGEPTVPTAVLSRGVAGTAGRTLIVNLPGSTGGVRDGLAVLGPLLPHVVSQLRGGDHQG is encoded by the coding sequence GTGAGCGCGCAGCTGCCCGCCGGTGCCCGCGCCGTCGTCGTCACCGCGTCCAACCGCGCCTCGGCCGGGGTCTACGAGGACCGCAGCGGCCAGGTGCTGGCCGAGGGCCTGCGGGAGCTCGGCTTCGACGTGGAGGGCCCGCACGTGCGCCCCGACGACGTCGCCGCCCTGACCGAGGTGCTGCGGGCCGCGGTCGCCGGCGGCGCCGACGTCGTCCTGACCACCGGCGGCACCGGGCTGTCCCCCACCGACGTCACACCGGAGGCGACCCGCGCCGTGCTCGAGCGCGACGCCCCTGGGCTCGCCGAGGCGGTGCGCCGGTACGGCGAGCCGACCGTGCCCACGGCGGTGCTCTCCCGCGGGGTGGCCGGCACGGCGGGGCGCACGCTGATCGTCAACCTGCCCGGCTCGACCGGCGGTGTGCGCGACGGGCTGGCCGTGCTCGGCCCGCTGCTGCCGCACGTCGTGAGCCAGCTCCGCGGCGGCGACCACCAGGGCTGA
- the fdhD gene encoding formate dehydrogenase accessory sulfurtransferase FdhD translates to MGRVTSRTPVLRIRGDVHSRRPDTVASEEPLEIRLDGTPLAVTMRTPGDDFDLVHGFLTTEGVISSAADIAGLRYCNSTDDEGRNTYNVVDVDLAPGVEAPDTALDRNFYTTSSCGVCGKASIDAIRTKTAYDVAADDTRLTLETLLALPDRLRAEQQVFDKTGGLHAAGLFTAGGDLVALREDVGRHNAVDKVVGDAVREGRVPLAGHVLMVSGRSSFELTQKAAMAAVPVLAAVSAPSSLAVELAQEVGITLVGFLRGDGCNVYTHPERLVLPE, encoded by the coding sequence GTGGGACGAGTGACCAGCCGCACCCCGGTGCTGCGCATCCGAGGCGACGTGCACTCCCGTAGGCCGGACACGGTCGCCTCCGAGGAGCCGCTGGAGATCCGCCTCGACGGCACCCCCCTCGCGGTGACCATGCGGACGCCGGGTGACGACTTCGACCTGGTGCACGGCTTCCTCACCACCGAGGGCGTCATCTCCTCCGCCGCCGACATCGCCGGGCTGCGCTACTGCAACTCCACCGACGACGAGGGCCGCAACACCTACAACGTCGTGGACGTCGACCTGGCGCCCGGCGTCGAGGCCCCGGACACCGCGCTGGACCGGAACTTCTACACGACCAGCTCGTGCGGGGTCTGCGGCAAGGCCAGCATCGACGCGATCCGCACCAAGACCGCCTACGACGTCGCCGCCGACGACACCCGGCTGACCCTGGAGACGCTGCTGGCGCTCCCGGACCGGCTGCGCGCCGAGCAGCAGGTGTTCGACAAGACCGGCGGGCTGCACGCCGCCGGGCTGTTCACCGCCGGGGGTGACCTGGTGGCACTGCGCGAGGACGTCGGCCGGCACAACGCCGTGGACAAGGTCGTCGGCGACGCGGTCCGCGAGGGCCGGGTGCCGCTGGCCGGGCACGTGCTGATGGTCAGCGGGCGGTCGTCGTTCGAGCTGACCCAGAAGGCCGCCATGGCTGCCGTCCCGGTGCTCGCCGCGGTGTCCGCGCCCAGCTCGCTGGCGGTGGAGCTGGCGCAGGAGGTCGGCATCACCCTGGTCGGGTTCCTGCGCGGCGACGGCTGCAACGTCTACACCCACCCCGAGCGGCTGGTCCTGCCCGAGTAG